The Halopseudomonas sabulinigri genome window below encodes:
- a CDS encoding AAA family ATPase: MKFEGTQSYVATDDLKLAVNAAITLERPLLIKGEPGTGKTMLAEQLAESMGAKLITWHIKSTTKAHQGLYEYDAVSRLRDSQLGVDKVHDVANYIKKGKLWEAFESEERAILLIDEIDKADIEFPNDLLQELDKMEFFVYETNQTIKAKQRPIIIITSNNEKELPDAFLRRCFFHYIAFPDRETMKKIVDVHFPKIETHLLSEAMDIFFDVRKVPGLKKKPSTSELVDWLKLLMADQIPEAVLRDRDPTKAIPPLYGALVKNEQDVQLLERLAFMTRRQNR, from the coding sequence ATGAAGTTTGAAGGCACTCAGTCCTACGTCGCTACCGACGACCTGAAATTGGCAGTCAACGCCGCCATTACCCTGGAACGCCCGCTGCTGATCAAGGGCGAGCCTGGCACAGGTAAAACCATGCTGGCCGAGCAGTTGGCCGAATCCATGGGGGCCAAACTCATTACCTGGCACATCAAATCGACCACCAAGGCGCATCAAGGGCTGTATGAGTACGATGCGGTCAGCCGTCTGCGTGATTCTCAGCTGGGCGTCGACAAAGTGCATGACGTTGCCAACTACATCAAGAAGGGCAAACTGTGGGAAGCCTTCGAATCTGAAGAGCGCGCGATTCTGCTGATCGACGAGATCGACAAGGCCGATATAGAGTTCCCTAACGACCTGCTGCAAGAACTCGACAAGATGGAGTTCTTTGTTTACGAAACCAATCAGACGATCAAGGCCAAGCAGCGCCCGATCATCATCATCACCTCCAACAACGAAAAAGAACTGCCGGACGCCTTCCTGCGCCGTTGCTTCTTCCATTACATCGCCTTCCCCGATCGCGAGACCATGAAGAAGATCGTTGATGTGCATTTCCCCAAAATCGAAACGCACCTGCTGTCCGAAGCCATGGATATTTTCTTCGACGTGCGCAAGGTGCCCGGCCTGAAGAAGAAGCCCTCTACTTCCGAACTGGTTGATTGGCTCAAGCTGCTGATGGCTGATCAGATCCCCGAGGCTGTGTTGCGTGACCGCGATCCGACCAAGGCGATTCCGCCGCTTTACGGTGCGCTGGTCAAGAACGAGCAGGATGTGCAGCTGCTCGAACGCCTGGCCTTCATGACCCGCCGTCAAAACCGCTAA
- a CDS encoding DUF748 domain-containing protein: MNRKSRYLLGFFVLLAVLLLAVHLLLPIVVKDVLNKKMADMGDYRGHVEDVDIVLWRGAYRMEGLNIVKVDGNTQAPFLKLPETNVKIRLRPFWSNGVLVAEMEVNQPELNFVDGDSEEQKQSGTGVDWREKVQSILPVRLDRVDINQGVVAFRNFNSEPPVNLYINELDLTVLNLTNAKQQEGARDATAEGTALFLGQAPIEASASFDPLVRMENLDLRLRMTDLELPRLNEFASAYGKFDFKAGTGDLVIEAKVRDSQLTGYVKPLLRNVDVFDLDQDVRNEDKGFFRGLWEAVVGGGQQVLQNQKLDQFATRVELSGSIDQADVSPLQAFFGILRNAFVEAFTTRFEQVQDDR, translated from the coding sequence ATGAATCGAAAAAGTCGTTATCTTCTGGGTTTTTTTGTGCTGCTGGCGGTGTTGCTGCTGGCAGTACATTTGTTGCTGCCGATTGTCGTCAAGGACGTGCTGAACAAGAAGATGGCCGACATGGGCGATTACCGTGGCCATGTTGAGGATGTCGATATCGTCCTGTGGCGCGGCGCCTACCGTATGGAAGGTCTGAATATCGTCAAGGTGGATGGCAATACACAGGCGCCTTTCCTCAAGCTACCGGAAACCAACGTCAAAATTCGTTTGCGGCCTTTCTGGAGCAACGGCGTGCTGGTGGCGGAAATGGAAGTAAACCAGCCGGAACTCAATTTTGTCGATGGTGACAGCGAGGAGCAGAAGCAATCCGGTACCGGGGTGGATTGGCGCGAGAAGGTGCAATCCATTCTGCCGGTACGCCTGGACCGGGTAGACATCAATCAAGGCGTGGTTGCCTTCCGTAATTTCAACTCCGAACCGCCGGTCAACCTGTATATAAATGAGCTTGATCTCACGGTGCTCAACCTGACCAACGCCAAGCAGCAAGAGGGCGCGCGTGATGCGACGGCCGAGGGCACCGCGCTGTTTCTGGGTCAGGCGCCGATTGAGGCCTCGGCCAGTTTTGATCCGCTGGTACGTATGGAAAACCTCGACTTGCGTCTGCGCATGACCGATCTGGAATTGCCGCGGCTTAACGAGTTTGCCTCAGCGTATGGCAAGTTCGATTTCAAGGCCGGCACCGGCGATCTGGTGATCGAAGCCAAGGTGCGCGACAGCCAGTTGACTGGCTACGTCAAACCCTTGCTGCGCAATGTCGATGTATTTGACCTGGACCAGGACGTGCGAAACGAGGATAAGGGATTCTTCCGCGGCCTATGGGAGGCGGTAGTGGGCGGTGGTCAGCAAGTGCTGCAGAACCAGAAGCTAGATCAGTTCGCGACGCGCGTGGAACTCTCAGGAAGTATCGACCAGGCTGATGTCAGCCCTTTGCAAGCGTTTTTCGGCATCTTGCGAAACGCCTTCGTCGAAGCCTTCACCACGCGATTCGAGCAGGTTCAGGACGACCGCTGA
- the cysK gene encoding cysteine synthase A, with translation MSRIFADNSQAIGNTPLVRINRLGPQGVTILAKIEGRNPAYSVKCRIGASMIWDAESSGKLKSGMTIVEPTSGNTGIGLAFVAAARGYKLVLTMPASMSLERRKVLKALGAELVLTEPAKGMKGAIEKASELAEQNPDEYVLLQQFENPANPSIHEKTTGPEIWNDTEGSIDVLVAGVGTGGTITGVSRYIKQTCGKQIISVAVEPSSSPVISQTLAGDDVKPSPHKIQGIGAGFVPGNLDLSQVDRVEQVSDELSKEMALRLMREEGILCGISCGAAMAAAVRMAEEPEMQGKTIVVILPDSGERYLSTMLFADMFSEQENVQ, from the coding sequence ATGAGCCGCATTTTCGCAGACAATTCACAGGCCATCGGCAATACGCCGCTAGTGAGAATCAATCGACTCGGCCCCCAAGGCGTGACCATCCTGGCCAAGATCGAGGGCCGCAACCCGGCTTACTCGGTAAAGTGCCGGATTGGGGCGAGCATGATCTGGGATGCCGAATCCAGCGGCAAACTGAAAAGCGGTATGACCATCGTAGAACCCACATCCGGCAACACCGGTATCGGCCTGGCATTTGTTGCCGCCGCCCGCGGCTACAAGCTGGTGCTGACCATGCCTGCGTCAATGAGTCTGGAGCGGCGCAAGGTACTCAAGGCGCTCGGCGCCGAACTGGTACTCACCGAGCCCGCCAAGGGCATGAAAGGTGCGATTGAAAAGGCCAGCGAACTCGCCGAGCAAAATCCGGACGAGTACGTGTTACTGCAACAGTTTGAGAACCCAGCCAACCCGAGTATTCACGAAAAGACCACTGGCCCGGAAATCTGGAACGACACCGAAGGCAGCATCGACGTGCTGGTGGCCGGCGTAGGCACCGGCGGCACCATCACCGGGGTTTCCCGCTATATTAAGCAGACCTGCGGCAAGCAGATTATTTCAGTCGCAGTTGAGCCCAGCAGCTCGCCGGTCATCTCCCAGACGCTGGCCGGCGATGACGTCAAACCCAGCCCACACAAGATTCAGGGCATCGGCGCCGGCTTTGTGCCTGGCAACCTCGACCTCAGCCAGGTAGACCGCGTAGAGCAGGTCAGCGACGAACTCTCCAAGGAAATGGCCCTGCGCCTGATGCGCGAAGAAGGCATTCTGTGCGGCATTTCCTGTGGCGCCGCCATGGCCGCTGCCGTGCGCATGGCCGAAGAACCCGAGATGCAGGGCAAGACTATCGTGGTGATCCTGCCGGATTCCGGTGAGCGTTACCTGTCTACCATGTTGTTTGCCGACATGTTCAGCGAGCAGGAAAACGTACAGTAA
- the aceK gene encoding bifunctional isocitrate dehydrogenase kinase/phosphatase produces the protein MSYSPDLIVQHMLDGFDRYRDQFRELTAGARARFEQARWNDIQEASTQRINAYEDQVHRTANELVASPAGTAVTDVSNWPDIRRAYISAIETRFDDELAETWFNSIFTSLHQHDQISDETMFVHSTRPLSRPPSRNALTRGFISDGSLENLASQILREFSFDTPWEDLERDTQMIVAELQQGLPDWAQMDHGLTVEVVQSVFYRNKGAYLVGRLISQHEQWPFVLPLLHREGQGICVDTLITDESEVSIIFSFTRSYFMVEAPVPSEMVAFLKRLLPGKHIAELYTAIGFYKQGKSEFYRALIAHLANSDDRFIMAPGVRGMVMSVFTLPGFNTVFKIIKDKFAPSKNIDRATVIEKYRLVKRHDRVGRMADTQEFADFRFPRERFDPDCLKELLEVAPSTVVDEGDVILIRHCWTERRMTPLNIYLESASDAQTEEALFDYGKSIKELAAANIFPGDMLLKNFGVTRHGRVVFYDYDEISYLTEVNFRVIPEAMYPEQEMSSEPWYSVAPNDVFPEEFPVFLFADINHRRRFFKMHGDLFDASYWKGLQRQIEDGQVIDVYPYRRTEPAA, from the coding sequence ATGTCCTACTCCCCCGATCTGATTGTGCAGCACATGCTCGACGGCTTTGATCGCTATCGTGACCAGTTCCGTGAGCTTACCGCCGGTGCCCGTGCGCGGTTTGAACAGGCCCGCTGGAACGATATTCAGGAAGCCTCCACTCAGCGTATCAACGCCTATGAAGATCAGGTGCATCGCACTGCCAACGAACTGGTCGCCTCACCAGCCGGCACTGCAGTCACTGATGTAAGTAACTGGCCAGACATCCGCCGCGCCTACATTAGTGCGATTGAGACCCGGTTCGACGACGAACTGGCCGAAACCTGGTTCAACTCGATTTTCACCAGCCTGCACCAGCATGATCAGATCAGCGATGAAACCATGTTTGTGCATAGCACCCGTCCGCTGTCACGCCCGCCGTCGCGCAATGCACTGACCCGCGGGTTCATTTCCGACGGTTCACTGGAGAACCTGGCAAGCCAGATACTGCGCGAATTCAGTTTCGACACCCCTTGGGAAGACCTTGAACGCGATACCCAGATGATTGTGGCTGAGTTACAACAGGGCCTGCCGGATTGGGCCCAGATGGATCATGGACTCACCGTCGAAGTGGTGCAAAGCGTGTTCTATCGCAACAAGGGCGCCTATCTGGTTGGCCGACTGATCAGCCAGCATGAGCAATGGCCTTTCGTACTGCCGCTGCTGCATCGTGAAGGCCAGGGTATTTGTGTCGATACGCTGATCACCGATGAGTCCGAAGTCTCTATCATCTTTTCCTTCACACGCTCCTACTTCATGGTGGAGGCGCCGGTACCCAGCGAAATGGTCGCCTTCTTGAAACGCCTGCTACCCGGCAAGCATATCGCCGAGCTCTATACGGCGATTGGTTTCTACAAACAGGGCAAATCCGAGTTCTATCGCGCGCTGATCGCGCACTTGGCCAATAGCGATGATCGCTTCATCATGGCGCCCGGCGTGCGTGGCATGGTAATGAGCGTCTTTACCCTGCCCGGCTTCAATACGGTGTTCAAGATCATCAAGGACAAGTTTGCCCCGTCCAAGAACATAGACCGCGCCACCGTCATCGAAAAATATCGCCTGGTGAAGCGGCACGACCGCGTCGGTCGCATGGCCGATACCCAGGAGTTTGCCGACTTCCGCTTCCCGCGCGAGCGCTTTGATCCTGATTGCCTGAAAGAGTTGCTCGAGGTAGCACCCTCGACCGTGGTGGATGAAGGCGATGTGATCCTGATTCGGCACTGCTGGACCGAGCGCCGCATGACGCCCCTCAACATTTATCTGGAGAGCGCCAGCGACGCGCAGACCGAGGAAGCCCTGTTCGATTACGGCAAATCGATCAAGGAGCTTGCCGCGGCCAACATCTTCCCCGGCGACATGTTGCTGAAGAACTTTGGCGTAACCCGCCACGGCCGCGTAGTGTTTTATGATTACGATGAGATCAGTTACCTCACCGAAGTTAACTTTCGGGTCATCCCCGAGGCGATGTATCCGGAACAGGAAATGTCCTCCGAACCCTGGTACTCGGTGGCGCCCAATGATGTGTTCCCTGAAGAATTTCCGGTGTTTCTGTTTGCCGACATCAACCACCGTCGGCGCTTTTTCAAAATGCACGGAGACTTGTTTGACGCCAGCTATTGGAAGGGGCTGCAACGCCAGATAGAAGACGGACAGGTGATTGATGTCTACCCGTATCGGCGGACCGAGCCCGCAGCCTGA
- a CDS encoding cold-shock protein, with the protein MATGTVKWFNDTKGFGFITPDGGGDDLFAHFSEIKVQGFKSLAENQKVSFDITTGPKGKQAANIQIIG; encoded by the coding sequence ATGGCAACTGGTACAGTTAAGTGGTTCAACGACACTAAAGGTTTCGGCTTCATCACTCCAGATGGCGGTGGAGACGACCTGTTCGCCCACTTCTCCGAAATCAAGGTTCAGGGCTTCAAGTCTCTGGCCGAGAACCAGAAGGTGTCTTTCGACATCACTACTGGTCCTAAGGGCAAGCAGGCTGCAAACATTCAGATCATCGGCTAA
- a CDS encoding TetR/AcrR family transcriptional regulator, protein MDSKGSSQSPEAIKVTIFRAAEAIVSELGASQLTFETLSARSEIAEPDIKALFPDREALLTAMIEYRLERFRVRWGAYESVLPDEPMRELKALLLSNMSESSEEKNLDSAIFAAAASNPALLQTSADNVEGLFDILAKSPLGLAQASILFFSVRGYRLFEQLGMCPMTDAQRTEFQEQIMRLARIMNEQRSGE, encoded by the coding sequence GTGGACAGCAAAGGTAGCAGCCAGAGCCCGGAAGCAATCAAGGTCACTATTTTCCGTGCTGCCGAGGCCATCGTCAGCGAACTGGGCGCATCCCAGCTGACCTTTGAAACACTCAGTGCTCGCAGTGAAATCGCCGAGCCTGACATCAAAGCCCTGTTCCCTGACCGTGAAGCCCTGCTGACCGCCATGATCGAGTATCGGCTGGAACGCTTCCGGGTTCGTTGGGGCGCCTACGAGAGCGTACTGCCTGATGAGCCAATGCGCGAACTCAAGGCCTTGCTGCTGAGCAACATGAGCGAATCCAGCGAAGAGAAGAACCTCGACTCGGCCATTTTTGCCGCGGCCGCGAGCAATCCGGCTTTGCTGCAGACCAGTGCCGACAACGTTGAGGGGTTGTTTGATATTCTGGCCAAGTCACCGCTGGGATTGGCACAGGCCAGCATCCTATTTTTCTCTGTGCGCGGTTACCGCCTGTTTGAGCAATTGGGCATGTGCCCGATGACCGATGCACAGCGCACCGAGTTTCAAGAGCAGATCATGCGCCTGGCGCGCATCATGAACGAGCAACGCAGCGGCGAGTAA
- a CDS encoding S9 family peptidase: MRPDHEQPIAHRQIGTDPYAWLEQRDADKVLAYLHEENAYTDAWLAPHQSLQQQLFDEIRGRIRETDLGLPSPRGAWLYYQRTEAGAEYPRFYRCARPTPPSLAIDESSEQLLLDLNQLATEHDFLQLGDFSVSPDHNWLAYSLDTQGNETYRLFQRSLTDLKTSELTLAEADGSLCWALDSKTLFAVSMDETSRPATLWRLQTGLAPVKVFHEPDQRFYLGVYRTSSDQFICISSTSKNTSEVHFLPAARPEAAPLCLALRESGHEYDADHGADGFMIRSNRLGETFGLYQCAADTPGLANWQLITAPDSARTLEEISLQSTAVVLQYRNQALTELEIRPVDGAPYTLGMPDAVYSLGVQGGEEYSSPQIRLRYESLNRPAEVRALTLASGEQQVLKQTPVEGQFNAEDYLVERRWATAGDGTRIPISVIGHRSTQGEAPLYLYGYGAYGASMDPWFSHARLSLLQRGWRFAIAHVRGGADMGEHWYQQGKLQHKENSFSDFIACAEEMIRAGITQPQLLTIAGGSAGGLLIGNVINQRPELFAAAVADVPFVDVWNTMNNPDLPLTVGEYEEWGNPNEPEVAARIKAYAPYENVAEQPYPALWITAGYHDVRVQYWEAAKWVAKLRHLRSNDQPLLLRTQMSAGHGGASGRYQAMRELAEEYAFVLTVVPAAASA; encoded by the coding sequence ATGCGTCCTGATCACGAACAGCCCATAGCCCACCGCCAGATTGGTACCGATCCCTACGCCTGGCTGGAGCAGCGCGACGCTGACAAGGTGCTTGCCTACCTGCACGAAGAAAACGCCTACACCGACGCCTGGCTTGCCCCTCACCAATCTTTGCAGCAGCAACTGTTTGACGAGATACGCGGTCGTATACGTGAAACCGACCTCGGGCTGCCGAGCCCGCGCGGAGCCTGGCTGTACTACCAACGCACCGAAGCGGGCGCGGAATATCCGCGCTTCTACCGCTGCGCAAGGCCAACACCCCCAAGCCTGGCCATCGACGAGTCGAGCGAGCAACTGCTGCTCGATCTTAATCAATTGGCCACGGAGCACGATTTCTTGCAGCTAGGCGATTTCAGCGTCAGCCCGGACCACAATTGGCTGGCGTACAGCCTGGACACCCAGGGTAACGAAACCTATAGACTGTTCCAGCGCTCTCTTACAGACCTGAAGACCAGCGAGCTGACACTGGCCGAGGCGGATGGCAGCCTTTGCTGGGCTCTGGACAGCAAAACGCTGTTTGCCGTGAGCATGGACGAAACCTCCCGCCCCGCGACCCTGTGGCGATTGCAAACCGGACTGGCGCCTGTGAAGGTATTCCACGAGCCCGACCAACGCTTCTATCTGGGTGTGTATCGCACCAGTTCAGACCAATTTATCTGCATCAGTAGCACCAGCAAGAACACCAGTGAAGTGCATTTTCTGCCCGCTGCGCGGCCCGAGGCCGCCCCGCTCTGCCTTGCCTTACGCGAGAGCGGACACGAATATGACGCCGACCACGGTGCAGACGGTTTCATGATACGCAGCAACCGACTTGGAGAAACCTTCGGTCTGTACCAGTGCGCCGCCGATACGCCCGGACTTGCCAACTGGCAGCTCATTACCGCACCCGATAGCGCGCGTACTCTGGAAGAGATCAGCCTGCAAAGCACCGCCGTGGTGTTGCAGTATCGTAATCAGGCGCTGACCGAGTTGGAGATACGTCCTGTTGACGGCGCACCCTACACGCTTGGCATGCCCGATGCTGTCTATAGTCTTGGCGTACAGGGCGGCGAGGAGTACAGCAGCCCGCAAATCCGCCTGCGTTACGAATCACTCAACCGCCCTGCCGAGGTCCGTGCACTTACCTTGGCCAGCGGCGAACAACAGGTGCTCAAGCAGACGCCGGTGGAGGGCCAGTTCAACGCCGAGGACTACCTGGTCGAGCGCCGCTGGGCCACTGCCGGCGACGGTACCCGCATACCCATAAGTGTGATTGGACACCGCAGCACACAGGGGGAAGCCCCCCTTTATCTGTATGGCTACGGCGCTTACGGCGCCTCGATGGACCCCTGGTTCTCGCACGCCCGCCTGTCACTGTTGCAGCGTGGCTGGCGCTTTGCCATAGCGCACGTTCGCGGCGGTGCCGATATGGGCGAACACTGGTATCAGCAGGGCAAGTTGCAGCACAAGGAGAACAGTTTCTCCGACTTCATCGCCTGTGCCGAGGAAATGATCCGCGCGGGCATCACCCAGCCGCAACTGCTGACAATCGCCGGCGGCAGTGCCGGTGGCCTGCTGATTGGCAACGTCATAAACCAGCGCCCAGAGCTGTTTGCCGCCGCCGTGGCCGATGTGCCGTTCGTCGACGTCTGGAATACCATGAACAACCCCGACCTGCCGTTGACGGTGGGTGAGTACGAGGAATGGGGCAACCCAAACGAGCCCGAGGTCGCTGCGCGGATCAAGGCCTACGCCCCCTATGAGAACGTCGCAGAGCAGCCCTACCCGGCGCTCTGGATTACTGCTGGCTATCATGATGTACGGGTGCAGTACTGGGAAGCCGCCAAGTGGGTAGCCAAATTGCGTCACCTGCGCAGTAACGACCAGCCATTGCTGCTGCGCACGCAGATGAGCGCTGGCCACGGCGGCGCCAGCGGGCGCTACCAGGCGATGCGCGAATTGGCTGAAGAATACGCTTTTGTACTGACCGTCGTACCGGCTGCAGCATCGGCCTGA
- the putP gene encoding sodium/proline symporter PutP, which produces MDGNTAIVTATFVVYIGVMLALGYIAYKRTTNLSDYILGGRSLGPGTAALSAGASDMSGWLLLGLPGYALTAGYEAIWIAVGLLAGTWLNWLIVARRLRVYSHTASDSLTLPAYFENRFEDTSRLLRVISAIFILLFFLFYTSSGLVAAGKLFESTFGFGYSIAVIVGTLAIISYTFFGGFLAVSWTDVIQGLLMAAALVLVPVMALSTMGGWEAVHGAMETRNPELLNIWTDVEGAPLGFVAIISLLGWGLGYFGQPHVLARFKAIESDAAMPTARRIAVIWSGVCLLAALVIGWIGIGYFGEAGLADAETVFLALVQALMHPLVAGILLAAVLAAIMSTADSQLLVSSSALAEDFYKALFRRDATQQELVWVGRFAVVGIAALALMFAFNPESTVLGLVSYAWAGFGAAFGPAMILSLFWRRMNRNGALAGIVVGGVTVVIWKQLGIWGLYEIIPGFILATIAIIVVSLLTAPPSASIEAQFDDVNSRF; this is translated from the coding sequence ATGGACGGTAATACCGCAATAGTGACGGCCACGTTCGTGGTCTATATCGGGGTCATGCTCGCCCTGGGCTATATCGCCTACAAGCGCACCACCAACCTGTCGGATTACATTCTCGGCGGGCGTTCTCTGGGGCCGGGCACCGCTGCCTTGTCAGCCGGTGCGTCAGATATGAGCGGTTGGCTGCTGCTGGGCTTACCAGGTTACGCACTGACGGCTGGCTATGAAGCGATCTGGATTGCTGTAGGCCTGCTGGCAGGTACCTGGCTGAACTGGCTGATCGTGGCGCGCCGTCTGCGGGTGTACTCCCACACCGCGAGCGACTCATTGACGCTGCCGGCTTACTTTGAAAACCGCTTTGAAGACACGAGCCGTCTGCTGCGCGTTATCTCGGCTATCTTCATTCTGTTGTTTTTCCTGTTCTACACCAGTTCCGGTCTGGTTGCGGCGGGCAAACTGTTCGAGAGCACCTTCGGTTTTGGTTACAGCATTGCCGTGATTGTCGGCACTCTGGCGATCATTTCCTACACCTTCTTTGGGGGCTTTCTCGCTGTTTCCTGGACTGATGTGATTCAGGGGCTGTTGATGGCCGCCGCGCTGGTGCTGGTGCCCGTCATGGCGCTGAGCACAATGGGTGGCTGGGAAGCAGTGCATGGAGCAATGGAAACGCGTAATCCCGAGCTGCTGAATATCTGGACTGATGTCGAAGGGGCGCCACTGGGCTTTGTCGCGATTATCTCGCTATTGGGCTGGGGGCTTGGCTATTTTGGTCAGCCGCACGTGCTGGCTCGTTTCAAGGCGATTGAGAGCGATGCTGCCATGCCAACTGCGCGCCGTATTGCGGTCATCTGGTCAGGTGTTTGTTTGCTGGCGGCACTGGTAATCGGTTGGATTGGTATCGGTTACTTCGGCGAAGCAGGTTTGGCTGATGCTGAAACCGTCTTCCTGGCGCTGGTTCAGGCACTCATGCATCCGCTGGTAGCCGGTATTTTGCTGGCAGCTGTACTGGCTGCCATCATGTCGACAGCTGATTCGCAACTGCTGGTGTCATCTTCTGCCCTGGCGGAAGACTTCTACAAGGCACTGTTCCGTCGCGACGCCACTCAACAGGAGTTGGTGTGGGTTGGTCGCTTTGCGGTAGTGGGTATTGCTGCGTTGGCGCTGATGTTTGCCTTCAACCCGGAAAGCACGGTGTTGGGTCTGGTGTCCTACGCGTGGGCAGGCTTTGGTGCGGCCTTTGGCCCAGCCATGATCTTGTCGCTGTTCTGGCGTCGGATGAACCGCAATGGCGCGCTGGCAGGTATCGTCGTCGGTGGCGTTACCGTCGTGATCTGGAAGCAGCTGGGCATCTGGGGGCTGTACGAAATCATCCCTGGCTTCATCCTGGCAACCATCGCAATCATTGTTGTTTCGCTGCTGACGGCGCCACCGTCTGCCAGTATCGAAGCGCAATTTGACGATGTGAACTCGCGCTTCTAA